The DNA window ttgtcaagaaggggaggatgatgaggacatgacaccatcggatacgaccattgtttataaggtgagctcgttcctatatttgcatagtgatttttggtacaattcacttggttccacatgtacatgccgttatttgaatgtaggtacaaatatgtctcaacgtgcaagttcatcaaagttgaatttttggttcatcggcagctcgatagtgcttcattgggaaggccataactcagccatctggagtgcgatcgaggtcaatgagcacttgatggaaagcttgtttgataagatttcaaatagatctggtctcatctcaatatcacatcagcaaggcctccaaaccatcaagatattctgtcattatttctgctgggagctacactgtcgttatgggcttgttattcatccttgggaccctggcccaagtgggagcacaccccaaggacttgaagaacccaccaagaaagcccttggacgtccttctccttggccaccaccataggaggccagcaaggacgtccaagccaagccggaggcccaatccaacttgagttcgagtccatctcgggctccaggaccagcgtgtagtaaaacggacgtccaggtcgcatacgaactccatttttgatgatccatatatggatggaaagataatttcataaggaaaccaatggaagtggtcgcACATCAAAATTacatcagaatcaacaggaatagttgaaacaagttgacatctagaatctgtcacggcgctgcatcgtcgtcttttgggtcgttgggccttgtaacgtgttgggacacctttaggaagtgaagagggatccttggacgtcccttaggctatataatcagtagccaccacctacattaggttttgggttttgttttagatcaatctatcattgaacagtcgtcgttatcggtttgcaagaccccaacttcgagtgcttaatcattgatctgcaattgtcacttcaattgagttgcgttttatcttgttcttgcttgtgttcttcgactcgcagcagggattagccttcttggcgaggtcaaccagattgtgacacggttgataaccagaggagacgtggtgctaaggttgcagggttcgggtctttgtgatctgaaaccggatcggtgtgtcgctctccgaacaaatcattgtttatcttgaacctgacggaagatcgggaccctcgtcCCCATTATCTGGGGTAGTGGAAGCTCCCCCGACTCCATGACAACACTAGGGTCTATACACGTCGCGGCAGTGCCCTCCTGTACTCTAGCGCACGAAGACTACAGACTTAACCCCCTAACCACCTTGTACCCGACCTCCCTCGAAATATAAGGGGGAAGGTCGGCACCTGGAGGGGAGAGGTCAAACAGACGCACACAAACTCGATCGACAGAGCATTCCAAGCTCTCCCCTCAACAGAGAGGAATGGCGGAGCGTTCCTCCCATCGGCAAACAAGCGAGAGAGGAGCGTTCCCGTCCCTCGCCAGGGAAGAAGCCTCACCGTCGACAAGCCATAGGATAGCATCTAGCGATTCCATGCCAAATCTCTTTCTGTTTTGTTGTAACTACCCGATTTGGCATGGAAtcgctgctggacgtagggctccgatAGCCTGAACCAGGATACATCGCCATGTcttctcttgtgttcttgagtccacccaagccaccggagacccacacTCAGTGACACCCGACGAACAACGATGCTTGCCGCGGCAACGAACCCATGACACTAACAGATTGGGTTATAGTATATTTAAAAATTATTTCACTTCCATTCTCAATCTTCGCTTCTTCATTCAACATATTTCCTTGACATGCTTCTATGATCCTGCAGATTAAATAATAATGCATTCAATATAAGTGCTAAAACTATAACAACACACAAATATTTGTTATGAATTTAGAAAAAAAGGGTCTTAATTTGCTTGAGATAGAAGTAAAGATTTTTTTCCCCGACGGTTGTGACATCATAAAGCATGCAGATTCTCTAGTATCTTAATGAAATAATACAATGCTTATAGTAGTTGTTAACTACTCTGCTCTAGGATTAGATATTCACACTGACAAGAACAATGGTCTGTGATATATATAGTATAATGCTACATTGCTTACAAATGATAGGAATGTTTTATTGATCAGGATACCATACATCTTTGATACATTAATATGCAGTGACTTACCTGAGAAACAGATGGGATATGTCACTTTTAGCTTTCCGTAAGTTGTTCACATGTCAAAAATCATAAGACCAAGCATTTCTGAAGCATCCTGCCAAACACCATTTGAAAGCAACAATCTGCAGCCACAAACAGCATAATTTGAACTTTACATTATAGACTCTGAATATGAGAAATAGAATTGGTATGTTGTCACTAGCTATCCCAACAACCCAACATATACACATATATTCAATAAAAAAAATATGCACACCAGTACCAATGTGGTTGTCATGTCAGCCGAGCTGCACATCATTGCTCAACTTCTAACAATACACTCCTGTAGAATCTGACCAGTTGCCGTGTCATTAGCTAGCAACTCTTTGGCTTCAGTTCCTTTTTCAATTTAACAGCATGCCATCCGAAACCCAAAAACGTACTTGCTTGTCTAGCTAAAGCTTATGATTTTGCCTCTTCAAATGCCTTGCTGTTACAAGAATCAATCTCAGTTCTTAGTACAAAATGAGAGACAAAAAAGGGAACACAACCCTAACAGGTGACTGATCCTACATCAAGAAACATTACTTTGCTTCAAAAATCAAAATACTACTAGTCGAGGAAGAAAAAAGAGGTGTTTGATCGATCATCTCAGTCATCTGCGAAATGGTCATTCAAGCAAACGTGTCTAGCACTGAACCTGTGGAGGCGTAGACATGTTTTTCTTAAAACGTGCCAACAAATGTGTCTAGCGCTCTAACTACTCCAGATGAAGCCACGCTTTCAAAAGCGTAGCAAATAAAGCGTATCCCTTTGTTTTGAGTTATGAACATCTACAGACGAGGAAGTTGCCTCCGGTATCGAACCGTACCTCTCTAGGTATGTCGAATTATTATTATACTGATATTATATACACCTAGCATCAAGCATAAAATAATCTACTAGTACCTTTTTTACAGTTTATTAGACCAACCTTACATACCTTATCAGTTACAATAAACTGAACTGATCAGGTCATCTAGAGTAGACAAGAGACATGTTGTATCTACACTGCACGAACAGGTTGAGAAGCTGCAGGGAGGAGGAAGCGGAAGTGGGCCTTCCATGCACGATGATCTGCGTAAGGTCCAGATCAGCAGAAGGAAAACCGGCCATGCTGTCAGCCCGGCCCAGGCGGTGCCTCCTCATGTGCCCACCAAGGGCCTGGCCCGTGGAGAAGCCCAGCCCACACATGGCGCACGCGTGGACCAGCACCGCCTTTGGCGACGACCgcggctgcttcttggtcatcgcCGGCCGCCTGAGGTGGCTGGTCCGGTGGCCGCCCAGCGCCTGGAACGTCGGGAACCGCCGCCCGCACGTCTGGCACTCGAACGCGTCGTCCTggccccggcggcggcgacgacgcttGACTGGTGGCGGCGCCGTGCCAGAAGCCGCTTGGTGAGCGGCGGCGGCCTGGATACGATGATTGTCGTCTCCCATGGCGCTGCCGCTggtggcgtcgtcgtcgtcgtcatctctGCCACGCTTCATTCTGCTGCTCACAGAAGTTGTGCGTGCTCGGATATATGTGCTCGGATGCATGGTTGGGCTATATATATGGCCAGTTGCTTCACGCGATCTCGACTAGACGAGACACGATGACGCACATCACGCGTTGCATGCCGTGTCGTGTCCACGACTCTAACATAATCAGTGTCCAGTCCGTGTATTATTACCAGCAGTGCGCAGCGAGAGAGAAGCTAACGATAACGTCGCTATTTGTCGGTTTCATTTTATTTTTCTTATTTGTCTGCTATTGCTTTATATATTAATGAATTACTCCGTTAAGGTAGGTACTTCGATGATATAATACTATACAGTACCTTGCCAAGCAAGGAATAATCCTGCTTTATTAGTAAGTGCCTGCTAAGTGGCAACTTAATTAGTGAGCAAGCTAGTCGTTTATATATATAGTACTGTCTAGCTAGCTAATGAAATGTGCACTAGCTTAATTAGTGTGCGTAGCTTTCCTATGCATATATCATCCATGCATGTTACTTGAAAACTGACCGGAACACGCTGCAGGACCACCGCAACCCTGGCGGCTATATATATGTATTTAAATTCTACAAGATATATACATAGGGTGCCAACATTACTGTTGACTGATGATGTATATGCATAGTTACATGTTAACCACTAGTACGTGGGAAAGAACACAAGGAAGAATGAACCTAACTCTAGCTAGGTAATGTCCAAATCAAAGACGACTGATCTCAGCAACAAGCTAAGCTAAGAGAGAACTGACTGTAACTAATATATATGCTAGCATATGTGTGTTTCTAACATTCCAGTCAtgttcctttttttttaaaaaaaataccggATATATGACTTTTCCATTAAGAACATAAATATTCTAGTCATGGTCTTGTGGAATAAATTACTAAAGATAGCTTATGCTCTTAACTCATATCCTTATCTTGGTCATATATTGTCCTTAATCGTGGAATATAATCTGCGTCGTTTATCACATAATATCACGACAAAGGAAGCTGCTCAGAACTTGGTTGCCAAGCATACTACTCTTGTTCACTCACCCACATCACAGTCTATGAAGTTTCATGGAAACTCGATCACCTGTCAATCACCTAAACGCATACCCATACAAAGAGAGCTACAACATGATTTACGGCGATTTCGCGGCTGAGTTGGATAGTTTTTGTTTAGTAATGTGTTGGGCGTTACATAAGGTTAGGTATACACATATGTTTATGACCAGGAGTTGCACCAAACATAGACATTGATATATAGCGACGTATGCCCATATGCTTTATTTCTAGCCCACCCAGTAAAGTTCATCACATGCATGATCCAAGAAGTTAAGCTTCGCTTTTCCTGTCCAAATCTAGCCAAACCAACAGGCAACAGCCATATGTGTTGGAAAGTTCTACATCCTCTTTTTCCAAAATTAGAACGCATTCATATATAATATCCTCACGGTTGAATTTTCTCGTACTACTACTTATTGCCAAGAGTTTGGTCCTCACCAAATAGAAGTTAGCATACATACCCACAGTGGCAGTTTACTGTACACATACAAGTAAATCGCCTTGAGGCCGAGTGGAAATGGTAGCCGCAGCTAGTTTAAGCATTGTTTGACCTTGGAACTATCGCTACGTTTTCAGTTGTCTAGTTGGTGAACTAATGAACAATAATAGCTACAAACTTACTTCAGGGCTTGAGATGGATTGACCTAGgaaattaaactaaattcaaTATCAAACCACTCCAACACACATGAATTGAGATATCCAAAGAAGGCCTCAGGTGCTCGGCCGTCGCTTTTATTGTGTTCGAGTTTCTCCACTGTGATTGTGTGAGTGTGTGCGCGTGCACGCGTGCAGTAAGCTCTTTCCGGCGACGTGT is part of the Miscanthus floridulus cultivar M001 chromosome 9, ASM1932011v1, whole genome shotgun sequence genome and encodes:
- the LOC136482804 gene encoding zinc finger protein ZAT18-like: MKRGRDDDDDDATSGSAMGDDNHRIQAAAAHQAASGTAPPPVKRRRRRRGQDDAFECQTCGRRFPTFQALGGHRTSHLRRPAMTKKQPRSSPKAVLVHACAMCGLGFSTGQALGGHMRRHRLGRADSMAGFPSADLDLTQIIVHGRPTSASSSLQLLNLFVQCRYNMSLVYSR